AGGACACGCCGATCATCGAGTACCTGGAATCGGGCGGCAACCTGCTGCTGCTCGGCCGCATGATGAGCGACTTCACGGCCGGCGACCTCGACGCCTACACGGGGATCTCCTGGGCGGAGACCGGCGCGTCGCTGGGCAACTGCGTCTCGGTCCATCCCGACCTGATCGACATCCCGCTGACCGGCACCCAGAACTGGATCGACGTGTTCTGGCCCACGGGGCTGCCGGCCCGCACGACGCCGCTGTTCCTGGACACCGTCGGTTTCGGCGGCGACCGCGGCGCCGGTGCCTATACCGTGCCCGTGGCCGGCGGCACGCATCGCGAGGACGGCGGGCGCCTCGTGTTGATCTGCGGACGGCCCTACCGCATGAACCACGCCGCCCTGCGCGCCGACGTGCAGACCATCCTGGACGGTTTCTTCGGCGAGCCCTACTCTCCGCCGACCGCCGTCGGCGACGGCGGGACGCCGGACAGGCCGCGCCTGCTGTCCATCCGGCCGAATCCCTTCAACCCGCGCACGGTGATACCCTTCTCCCTGCCGCGGGGGGAGGAGATCGAACTGTCGGTCTACGACGCCGCGGGACGCCTGGTGCGCACCCTGCTGCGGGGCGAGCTGCCGGCCGGCGATCACGAGGCGGCCTGGCACGGGCAAGACGAGCGCGGTCGCGCCGTCGCGTCCGGCGCCTATTTCGCCCGCCTGCGTACGTCCCGGGGCGTCGAGGTGAAGGCGATGTCTCTGGTTCGCTAGGCTAGGAGCGTCATGCGCCGTCTCGCGATCATCTGTCTGGTCCTGGCCGCCGCGATCGCCCCCCAGATCGCGGCGGCCGCGTCTACCGGAACCCCGTCGCGCGAGCATGCCCCCGCGCGTATTGTCTCCATGGCGCCGAGCATCACGGAACTGCTCTTCGCCCTGGGCGTGGGCGAGCGCGTGGTCGGCGTCACCGACTGGTGCCGCCATCCCGCCGAGGTCCGCGACCTGCCGCGCATCGGCGGCCACGTGGATCCCAATCTCGAAGCCGTCGTGGCGCTGCGGCCCGATCTGGTGGTGGTCGA
The window above is part of the bacterium genome. Proteins encoded here:
- a CDS encoding ABC transporter substrate-binding protein codes for the protein MRRLAIICLVLAAAIAPQIAAAASTGTPSREHAPARIVSMAPSITELLFALGVGERVVGVTDWCRHPAEVRDLPRIGGHVDPNLEAVVALRPDLVVV